One part of the [Synechococcus] sp. NIES-970 genome encodes these proteins:
- a CDS encoding inositol monophosphatase family protein — protein MDQTRLEEVLAIARQVGWGAGDVLRRYYKGDIQDISDKKDGPVTKADLAANHYILEAFQEKLGTEEFAYLSEETYDGNKIEHPWVWIIDPLDGTRDFIDQTDEYAVHICLVHEGRPVISVVVVPEAEKLYFALKGHGSYCETRDGQLTKMTVSDRANPSDLYLVASRTHRDQRFQDLLDRLPFKDRNYVGSVGCKITHILEQKSDVYISLSGKSAAKDWDFAAPELILTEAGGKFSYFEGNEVLYNQGDVVKWGGIIASNGPCHEALCQQSIEILKELDQA, from the coding sequence ATGGATCAAACACGTTTAGAAGAAGTTTTGGCGATCGCCCGTCAAGTGGGTTGGGGAGCAGGGGATGTCCTACGTCGCTATTACAAAGGCGATATCCAGGATATTTCGGATAAAAAAGATGGCCCCGTCACCAAGGCAGATTTAGCGGCAAACCACTATATTCTTGAGGCTTTTCAAGAAAAATTAGGTACAGAAGAATTTGCCTACCTCAGTGAAGAAACCTACGACGGTAACAAAATCGAACACCCTTGGGTCTGGATTATTGATCCCCTCGATGGTACTCGCGATTTTATCGATCAGACCGATGAATATGCGGTTCATATTTGTTTAGTGCATGAAGGCCGCCCGGTCATTTCGGTAGTCGTGGTTCCCGAAGCAGAAAAGCTCTATTTTGCTCTTAAAGGCCATGGCAGCTATTGTGAAACCCGTGATGGTCAACTTACCAAAATGACCGTTTCAGACCGTGCGAATCCATCTGATTTGTATCTGGTTGCCAGCCGTACCCACCGGGATCAGCGCTTCCAAGATCTACTCGATCGCCTACCGTTTAAAGACCGCAATTACGTGGGGAGCGTCGGCTGTAAAATTACCCATATTCTCGAACAAAAGTCTGATGTTTATATCTCCCTATCGGGTAAATCAGCGGCGAAGGATTGGGATTTTGCTGCCCCAGAACTAATCCTCACGGAAGCGGGGGGCAAGTTCAGCTATTTTGAAGGCAACGAAGTGCTCTATAACCAGGGAGATGTGGTGAAATGGGGCGGCATTATCGCTTCTAATGGGCCATGTCACGAAGCCCTTTGTCAGCAATCTATTGAAATTTTAAAAGAGCTCGATCAAGCCTAA
- a CDS encoding response regulator receiver protein yields the protein MSTVLVVDDIQSELQLISTYLIQGGHQVIGAGSGEEALQKVAEKIPDVIVTDLVMPDMSGLELCRKLKKNPETAKIPVIACTTKSRQVDQEWAKRQGISVYLVKPCDQQQLLDAVASVVLLMA from the coding sequence ATGAGTACAGTATTGGTTGTCGATGATATTCAGTCTGAATTGCAACTCATCAGCACTTATCTGATTCAGGGAGGTCATCAGGTGATCGGTGCAGGCAGTGGTGAAGAAGCCCTCCAAAAGGTTGCCGAGAAAATTCCAGATGTGATTGTCACAGATTTAGTAATGCCAGACATGAGTGGTTTGGAATTGTGTCGTAAGCTCAAGAAAAACCCAGAAACAGCAAAGATTCCTGTGATTGCTTGTACGACAAAAAGTCGTCAGGTAGATCAGGAATGGGCCAAGCGTCAGGGTATTTCTGTCTATCTTGTTAAGCCCTGCGATCAACAGCAGCTACTGGATGCAGTGGCCTCTGTTGTTCTACTGATGGCTTAG
- a CDS encoding two-component response regulator, putative, whose protein sequence is MSTKQKINTENSLAEYQLVGNPQEILRQVASTSGSGYVNAFHDGIGWQIYFKNGGITYAYSSVQSLQSFDYHFHCLGLKASPAALKMLPQANTVVLEAADNLKPIHVMSRAMDWYRQEGHLNLIQMTRLLENLTKEAIESFLWLMEAHYQWVQADFQLPWDPELEINLNLEQIIQHFKQRTEAWQEVNELIKSPYERPYLFSHEQSANTSISPALEKLKKILRGFSIREIALLLNQDEMVVAKLLYPYVQKGNVFLGAPKEPFNHLPTVPQVVKQAPVQTRVRPTKVYKIACVDDSPTILNEMHRFLDADEYEVTKIEDPIKAASILFRLKPDLILMDITMPEINGYKLCSLLKNSVALRETPIVMVTGRTGFVDKARAKLVGASDYLTKPFTRGSLLSIVEKYVK, encoded by the coding sequence ATGTCTACTAAGCAAAAAATTAACACAGAAAATAGTTTGGCAGAGTATCAGTTAGTAGGAAATCCACAGGAAATCCTACGACAGGTTGCCAGCACCTCAGGCAGCGGCTATGTCAATGCTTTTCATGACGGTATCGGTTGGCAGATATACTTCAAAAATGGCGGTATTACCTACGCTTACAGCTCTGTTCAATCATTACAGTCCTTTGATTATCATTTTCATTGCCTTGGATTAAAAGCATCTCCTGCAGCCTTAAAGATGCTTCCTCAAGCGAATACAGTGGTACTTGAAGCCGCTGATAATCTCAAGCCCATCCATGTTATGAGTCGTGCGATGGATTGGTACCGCCAAGAAGGTCATTTAAATCTCATCCAAATGACCCGTCTTTTAGAAAATTTAACCAAGGAGGCGATCGAATCTTTTTTATGGTTAATGGAAGCCCATTACCAGTGGGTTCAAGCAGATTTCCAGCTCCCTTGGGATCCTGAACTGGAGATCAATTTAAACCTAGAGCAAATTATTCAACATTTTAAGCAGCGCACTGAAGCTTGGCAGGAGGTCAACGAGCTGATTAAGTCTCCCTATGAGAGGCCCTATCTTTTTTCCCATGAGCAATCTGCCAATACCTCAATCTCACCTGCTTTAGAAAAGCTCAAAAAAATCCTGCGTGGCTTTAGCATTCGAGAGATTGCTTTGTTACTCAATCAGGATGAAATGGTGGTAGCCAAACTACTTTATCCCTATGTCCAAAAAGGGAACGTGTTTTTAGGGGCACCAAAAGAACCCTTCAACCACTTGCCGACTGTCCCACAGGTGGTCAAGCAAGCACCCGTTCAAACTCGGGTACGGCCGACCAAAGTTTACAAAATCGCTTGTGTTGATGATAGTCCAACTATCTTGAACGAAATGCACCGTTTTTTAGATGCGGATGAATATGAAGTTACAAAAATTGAAGATCCAATTAAAGCAGCTTCTATTTTATTTCGTTTAAAGCCGGATCTAATCCTCATGGATATTACAATGCCGGAGATCAATGGCTATAAACTTTGTAGTCTTCTAAAAAATAGTGTGGCCTTAAGAGAAACGCCGATTGTAATGGTCACCGGACGAACTGGGTTTGTGGATAAAGCACGGGCTAAATTGGTAGGGGCTTCAGACTATTTGACTAAGCCTTTTACTCGGGGAAGTCTGCTGTCTATCGTTGAAAAATATGTGAAATAG